In Paenibacillus sonchi, a single genomic region encodes these proteins:
- a CDS encoding VanZ family protein, producing the protein MNKRERIETVFLSGVFICYMLFLIKLLLLSRVSLSDLFNSQRTIARSINLIPFNSIMEYLFSSYAAIKKFSFANVVGNIEIFIPLGTYLTLFKKDKRATTNLLFIFIVSLFVEITQGLLGIGAADVDDIILNCMGGLAGVLGYKFLLLILRDQKKVRAVITILSAIGLPFLLYLLFFVKLRL; encoded by the coding sequence ATGAATAAACGAGAGAGAATTGAAACGGTCTTTTTATCTGGAGTTTTCATTTGTTACATGCTTTTTTTAATTAAATTATTGTTATTATCAAGAGTTTCGCTTTCGGATTTGTTTAATAGTCAAAGAACGATAGCCAGGTCAATCAATCTCATTCCTTTTAATAGCATAATGGAATATTTATTTAGCAGCTATGCCGCTATTAAAAAATTCTCATTTGCTAATGTGGTTGGCAATATAGAGATCTTTATTCCTCTTGGCACCTATTTGACATTATTCAAAAAAGATAAAAGAGCAACAACCAATCTGCTATTTATATTTATAGTAAGTTTATTTGTTGAAATTACTCAGGGGCTTTTAGGCATCGGAGCAGCAGATGTTGATGATATAATTCTAAATTGCATGGGTGGATTAGCTGGTGTTTTAGGTTACAAGTTTTTACTGCTAATATTACGGGATCAGAAAAAAGTACGTGCTGTAATCACAATACTATCCGCAATAGGATTACCTTTTTTATTATATTTGTTATTCTTCGTGAAATTACGCCTCTGA
- a CDS encoding MMPL family transporter, with amino-acid sequence MSTFLYRLGKSAYSKPWYFLAAWIVILGVVGALLGANGINSSSEMKIEGTESQKVLDKLAAELPAAAGGQASVAFTAPDGERLDTPERVALIQKAINDVYSMDYIINPAELAAEAAAAAAAQAGAADPAAPGQAAAADPAAAGQAAPYGPLMANGVPVPGVMLSADGSIALFQFQFTVQQTSLPSSVPDNVIKAVTAVEQAGSGITAIPSDSLKSTPSIGSTEAVGVVVAAVVLFITLGSVVAAGLPLITALLGVAISVGGAFALSNLIQMNDITPILAVMIGLAVGIDYSLFIVNRQRRLILDEKLSAREAASRAVGTAGSAVFFAGLTVIIALCGMLVIGIGFLSTMALVAAVSVLVNVLLALTLLPALLGLVGERICTAKARTKKAASGNNAHHGFSHRWANATVKYRWVIIILVVLVLGTAAIPVTKMELGIPSGASANLDTPARQSYDIISKGFGEGFNGPLLLVAEPKNPSGKISLETLGKLVQGLQMHDNVTLVSPMGVNATGDIAIISLIPKTGPTDTETRELVQELRDPDSSLASGNELTLGVTGFTAINIDMSSKLSDAFPVYIGIIVILSLIILLLVFRSVIVPIKATVGFILSVLATFGLTTAVYQWGWLHSLFGFDTGGPLLSFMPILVTGILYGLAMDYQVFLVSSMREAYVHGRHGKECVVHGYDLASRVVLAAGIIMVSVFAGFIFAPDAMIKQIGFALAFGILIDAFIIRMTLVPAVMAVFGDKAWWLPKWLDRLLPNLDVEGDKLIAKLHAEGGDTK; translated from the coding sequence ATGTCAACTTTTCTGTACCGATTGGGTAAATCGGCTTATTCCAAGCCATGGTATTTCCTCGCGGCCTGGATCGTCATTCTTGGTGTTGTAGGCGCCCTGCTTGGCGCCAATGGCATAAATTCCAGCTCCGAAATGAAAATTGAAGGCACGGAATCGCAAAAAGTGCTGGATAAGCTGGCTGCGGAGCTTCCCGCCGCTGCCGGCGGACAGGCGAGCGTCGCCTTCACCGCACCGGATGGCGAACGTCTGGACACACCCGAGCGGGTAGCGCTGATCCAGAAGGCTATCAATGATGTCTACAGCATGGACTATATCATCAACCCCGCCGAACTGGCCGCCGAGGCTGCGGCTGCTGCTGCGGCTCAAGCTGGAGCGGCGGACCCGGCGGCGCCCGGACAGGCTGCGGCGGCGGACCCGGCAGCGGCTGGACAGGCAGCTCCTTACGGCCCGCTCATGGCGAACGGCGTTCCGGTTCCCGGCGTCATGCTGTCCGCCGACGGCAGCATCGCGCTGTTCCAGTTCCAGTTCACCGTACAGCAGACGTCGCTGCCCTCTTCCGTACCGGATAACGTCATCAAAGCTGTGACTGCGGTCGAGCAGGCAGGCTCCGGCATCACCGCCATTCCGAGCGATTCGCTGAAGAGCACGCCGTCCATCGGATCAACGGAGGCGGTCGGCGTTGTCGTCGCTGCCGTTGTGCTGTTTATTACGCTTGGCTCGGTTGTTGCCGCCGGGCTGCCGCTGATCACCGCACTCCTCGGTGTCGCGATCAGCGTCGGGGGCGCTTTTGCCCTCTCTAATCTCATCCAGATGAATGACATTACGCCGATTCTTGCGGTTATGATCGGTCTGGCGGTCGGGATCGACTATTCGCTGTTTATCGTGAACCGGCAGCGCCGGTTGATTCTTGATGAGAAATTAAGCGCCCGCGAAGCGGCAAGCCGGGCGGTCGGGACCGCCGGCAGCGCCGTATTTTTCGCCGGACTGACCGTCATTATCGCTCTCTGCGGTATGCTGGTCATCGGCATTGGATTTTTATCGACGATGGCTCTGGTAGCCGCTGTCAGCGTTCTGGTCAATGTCCTGCTGGCGCTGACCCTGCTGCCTGCGCTGCTGGGTCTGGTCGGTGAACGGATCTGCACCGCCAAAGCCCGCACGAAAAAAGCGGCTTCAGGTAACAATGCCCACCACGGCTTCTCACACCGCTGGGCAAACGCTACAGTGAAATACCGCTGGGTCATCATTATTCTGGTGGTCCTGGTTCTTGGAACGGCGGCGATTCCGGTAACGAAAATGGAGCTGGGCATTCCGTCCGGCGCTTCGGCAAATCTGGACACCCCGGCACGCCAAAGCTATGACATTATCTCCAAGGGCTTCGGCGAGGGCTTCAACGGACCGCTGCTGCTTGTAGCTGAACCGAAAAACCCATCCGGTAAAATTTCGCTGGAGACGCTGGGCAAGCTGGTTCAGGGGCTGCAAATGCATGATAACGTCACGCTGGTGTCCCCAATGGGCGTCAACGCAACCGGCGATATCGCCATCATCAGTCTGATCCCGAAAACCGGCCCGACGGATACAGAGACAAGAGAGCTGGTGCAGGAGCTGCGCGACCCCGACTCCAGCCTGGCATCCGGAAATGAACTAACGCTTGGTGTGACCGGCTTCACCGCCATCAACATCGATATGTCCTCCAAGCTTTCCGACGCATTCCCTGTATATATCGGCATCATCGTTATCCTGTCGCTGATCATCCTGCTGCTCGTATTCCGGTCGGTCATCGTTCCAATCAAAGCAACGGTCGGCTTTATTCTCAGCGTCCTTGCCACCTTCGGCCTGACCACAGCCGTCTATCAGTGGGGATGGCTGCACTCTCTGTTTGGTTTTGACACCGGAGGACCGCTGCTCAGCTTTATGCCGATTCTGGTCACCGGCATTCTGTACGGGCTGGCAATGGATTATCAGGTTTTCCTGGTCAGCTCCATGCGCGAGGCTTACGTCCACGGACGCCATGGCAAGGAATGTGTCGTCCACGGCTACGATCTCGCCAGCCGCGTTGTGCTTGCCGCAGGCATAATTATGGTTTCCGTCTTCGCCGGGTTTATTTTTGCCCCTGACGCCATGATCAAGCAGATCGGCTTCGCGCTGGCCTTCGGCATCCTGATCGATGCCTTCATCATCCGGATGACGCTTGTTCCGGCCGTAATGGCGGTCTTCGGCGACAAAGCCTGGTGGCTGCCGAAATGGCTGGACCGTCTGCTGCCGAACCTCGATGTCGAGGGCGACAAGCTGATCGCCAAGCTTCATGCCGAGGGCGGAGACACGAAATAA
- a CDS encoding sensor histidine kinase: MKRSGIFIKVFIYTIIFSALLVGATAALFSQQLMFYFSRLRMEGISDTFQRMADQSQGEDDITELARRFYERDPSFQFYIRDKAGHIIYETPGAGISGIAIGQQPPGGKNSTILVNLNKDYNFHALRDDVFAVNYDKWIARALVMLSAMLAVCVIGAFVFARQMTKPIQTLANNTSKMSNLEEVPPLPERKDELGTLARDIHSMYDKLKDTISKLEDEILRERELEETQRYFFSAASHELKTPIAATSVLLEGMLENVGDYKDHPKYLRECVKMMDAQSKMISEILEIVNLNNGKIVPVPERLDIRHIVADMLPNYRTLSEANGQRMVMNILEGQICFTDPQMLKKVLSNIILNAVQNTPEGGEIRIWSEPVADRYRLCVLNTRARIGDTVLPKLFDPFYRVDQARSRKNGRSGLGLTIVQKTLEAMDIGFALENTPDGVLFWIELPKAL, translated from the coding sequence ATGAAGAGAAGCGGTATATTCATCAAGGTATTCATATACACCATAATTTTCTCGGCATTGTTGGTCGGCGCGACGGCAGCCCTGTTTTCGCAGCAGCTTATGTTCTACTTCTCACGTCTCCGGATGGAGGGAATCAGCGACACCTTTCAGCGTATGGCCGACCAGTCGCAAGGGGAAGACGACATAACTGAACTGGCAAGACGATTCTATGAAAGAGACCCGTCTTTTCAATTTTATATCAGAGATAAAGCCGGACACATTATTTACGAAACGCCCGGTGCCGGTATATCCGGCATCGCTATTGGCCAGCAGCCCCCTGGCGGCAAGAACTCCACGATTCTTGTGAATCTCAACAAAGACTATAATTTTCACGCTCTGAGAGATGACGTTTTTGCGGTGAACTATGATAAGTGGATTGCGCGTGCGCTTGTTATGTTGTCTGCCATGCTTGCCGTCTGCGTCATAGGCGCGTTTGTCTTTGCCCGGCAGATGACGAAACCAATCCAAACTTTGGCGAATAATACAAGCAAGATGTCTAATCTCGAAGAAGTCCCGCCCCTGCCGGAGCGTAAAGATGAACTTGGCACATTAGCCCGCGACATTCATTCCATGTACGATAAGCTGAAAGACACTATCTCCAAATTAGAGGACGAAATCTTACGGGAACGCGAGCTCGAGGAAACACAGCGGTATTTTTTCTCGGCAGCTTCCCATGAACTTAAAACGCCTATCGCAGCCACAAGCGTCTTGTTGGAGGGAATGCTTGAAAATGTAGGCGACTACAAAGACCACCCCAAATACCTGCGCGAATGCGTAAAGATGATGGACGCGCAGAGCAAAATGATTTCTGAAATACTGGAAATTGTGAATCTGAACAACGGGAAAATCGTACCCGTTCCTGAAAGACTGGATATAAGACATATAGTTGCTGACATGCTGCCTAATTACCGGACATTGTCTGAGGCAAACGGTCAGCGTATGGTTATGAATATTCTTGAAGGTCAGATTTGCTTTACTGATCCTCAAATGTTAAAGAAGGTGCTTTCCAACATCATATTGAATGCGGTGCAGAATACTCCTGAAGGCGGCGAGATTCGGATATGGAGCGAGCCTGTTGCTGACCGATACCGCCTTTGCGTACTGAACACAAGGGCGAGAATTGGCGATACGGTTCTGCCGAAGCTATTTGACCCATTCTACCGTGTAGATCAGGCGCGGAGCCGAAAAAACGGACGGAGCGGCCTGGGACTGACCATTGTTCAGAAAACGCTGGAAGCAATGGACATTGGTTTCGCTTTGGAAAATACCCCGGACGGCGTCTTATTTTGGATTGAATTGCCTAAGGCATTATAA
- the vanA gene encoding D-alanine--(R)-lactate ligase produces the protein MDRLKVAILFGGCSEEHDVSVKSAIEIAANIDNEKYEPLYIGITKSGAWKMCEKPSTEWENGDCCSAVLLPDKKMHGLLVIKSHEYEIRRIDVAFPVLHGKWGEDGAIQGLFELSGIPFVGCDIQSSAICMDKSLAYIVAKNAGIATPEFWVVNENDTPTADRFTYPVFVKPARSGSSFGVKKVNNAGELDAAIESARQYDNKILIEQAVLGCEVGCAVLGNGSGLIVGEVDQIRLRQGIFRIHQETEPEKGSENAVITIPADLSAEERGRIRETAKKIYKALGCRGLSRVDMFLQHDGRIVLNEVNTLPGFTSYSRYPRMMAAAGITLPDLIDRLIVIALKG, from the coding sequence ATGGATAGATTAAAGGTTGCAATCCTGTTTGGCGGTTGCTCGGAGGAGCATGACGTGTCGGTAAAATCCGCAATAGAGATCGCCGCTAACATTGACAACGAAAAATACGAGCCGTTATACATTGGAATTACGAAATCCGGTGCTTGGAAAATGTGCGAAAAGCCTAGCACGGAATGGGAAAACGGCGATTGCTGTTCAGCCGTGCTTTTGCCGGATAAAAAAATGCACGGTTTGCTTGTGATAAAGAGTCATGAATATGAAATCCGCCGTATTGATGTAGCGTTTCCGGTTTTGCACGGCAAGTGGGGTGAAGATGGAGCAATCCAAGGTCTGTTTGAATTGTCCGGCATCCCCTTTGTGGGCTGCGATATTCAAAGCTCGGCGATTTGTATGGACAAATCGCTGGCATACATCGTTGCAAAAAACGCTGGTATAGCTACTCCCGAATTTTGGGTCGTCAATGAAAACGACACGCCAACGGCAGATAGGTTTACATATCCTGTTTTTGTTAAGCCGGCGAGGTCCGGCTCATCCTTTGGCGTAAAAAAGGTCAATAATGCAGGCGAATTGGACGCCGCAATTGAATCCGCAAGACAATATGACAACAAAATCTTAATTGAGCAGGCTGTTTTGGGCTGTGAGGTCGGTTGTGCCGTATTGGGAAACGGTTCCGGGCTGATTGTTGGCGAAGTGGACCAAATCAGGCTGCGGCAAGGTATCTTTCGCATTCATCAGGAAACCGAGCCGGAAAAAGGTTCTGAAAATGCAGTTATAACCATTCCCGCAGACCTGTCGGCAGAAGAGCGGGGACGGATTCGGGAAACGGCAAAAAAAATATACAAGGCGCTCGGCTGTAGAGGTCTTTCCCGTGTTGATATGTTTTTACAACATGACGGCCGCATTGTGCTTAACGAAGTTAATACCCTGCCCGGTTTTACGTCATACAGCCGTTATCCCCGTATGATGGCCGCTGCAGGTATAACGCTTCCCGATCTGATTGACCGCCTGATCGTAATAGCGTTAAAGGGGTGA
- the vanX gene encoding D-Ala-D-Ala dipeptidase VanX, producing the protein MEKGFVFLDEVLHGVRWDAKYATWDNFTGKPVDGYEVNRIVGTHALALALLEVQKQAAALGYGLLLWDGYRPKRAVECFLRWSEQPENNLTKERYYPNLERTEMFAKGYIASQSSHSRGSAIDLTLYRLDTGELVSTGSSFDFMDKRSHHAAKGITSMEARNRRLLRSIMENNGFEPYSFEWWHYVLRSEPYPDSYFDFPIL; encoded by the coding sequence ATGGAAAAGGGATTTGTTTTTTTAGATGAAGTATTGCACGGTGTTCGTTGGGACGCCAAATATGCCACGTGGGACAATTTCACAGGGAAACCAGTAGACGGATATGAGGTCAATCGCATAGTGGGAACACATGCCTTAGCTCTTGCGCTGCTGGAGGTGCAGAAGCAAGCGGCGGCTCTTGGGTACGGTTTGCTGTTATGGGACGGGTATCGGCCTAAACGTGCGGTAGAGTGCTTCCTGCGTTGGTCCGAACAACCGGAAAACAACCTCACCAAAGAAAGATACTATCCGAATCTCGAGCGAACCGAGATGTTTGCAAAGGGATATATAGCGTCACAATCAAGTCATAGTCGCGGAAGTGCTATTGATCTTACGCTTTACCGCTTAGATACGGGTGAGCTTGTTTCCACGGGAAGCAGCTTCGACTTTATGGATAAGCGTTCACACCATGCGGCAAAAGGGATTACAAGCATGGAGGCGCGAAATCGCAGACTTTTGCGTTCCATCATGGAAAACAATGGGTTTGAACCATATAGCTTCGAATGGTGGCACTATGTATTAAGAAGCGAGCCATACCCCGACAGCTATTTTGATTTCCCCATTTTATAG
- a CDS encoding response regulator transcription factor has product MGIRILLVEDDEHICNTVKTFLSEAGYKVDACLDGSEALKNFYDNVYHLVILDIMLPGLSGHELLREFRKLNNTPVLMMTALSDDDNQIRAFDGEADDYVTKPFKIQLLLKRVEALLRRSGALAREIRFGKLTLLPEDFKAIYYSKEVPLTLKEFEILMLLVQNTGRTLSHETILSRVWGYDFDGDGSTVHTHIKNLRAKLPDNIIKTVRGVGYRLEEEAT; this is encoded by the coding sequence ATGGGCATACGAATTCTGCTTGTCGAGGATGATGAGCATATATGTAATACCGTCAAAACCTTTTTAAGCGAAGCCGGATATAAAGTAGACGCCTGCTTAGATGGCAGCGAAGCGCTTAAAAACTTTTATGATAATGTTTACCACCTTGTCATTCTCGACATCATGCTGCCTGGCCTAAGTGGTCACGAGCTTTTACGGGAGTTTCGCAAGCTGAATAATACGCCTGTTTTGATGATGACCGCCCTTTCAGACGACGATAATCAAATCCGGGCGTTTGACGGCGAAGCGGACGATTATGTGACAAAGCCGTTCAAAATCCAGCTTTTGCTGAAACGTGTGGAAGCCCTGCTCCGGCGAAGCGGGGCGTTGGCGCGGGAAATCCGCTTTGGCAAGCTGACGCTTCTGCCGGAGGATTTTAAAGCAATCTACTACAGCAAGGAAGTGCCCCTGACATTAAAAGAATTTGAAATCCTTATGTTATTGGTTCAGAACACGGGGAGGACGCTATCTCATGAAACTATCTTATCCCGCGTGTGGGGTTATGATTTTGACGGTGACGGCAGCACTGTGCATACCCACATCAAAAACCTGCGTGCGAAGTTGCCTGATAATATCATCAAGACGGTTCGCGGCGTAGGTTACCGGTTGGAGGAAGAAGCGACATGA
- the murQ gene encoding N-acetylmuramic acid 6-phosphate etherase, protein MNILLENLTTETRNQRTLELDRLSPAAVLKLMQEEDEKVSLAVKEKLGEIEKVVTCVVQSFKQGGRLIYTGAGTSGRLGILDAVECVPTFGTGPDMVQGLIAGGETAIRQAVEGAEDSGEQGEADLKQLNLTHNDTVLGIAASGRTPYVIGALKYAARIGASTASLSCNPNAEISKYAQYPVEILTGAEILTGSTRLKAGTAQKMVLNMISTAAMIGIGKVYSNLMVDVQPTNEKLVIRAKSMISEITGCDMDTASIYYERSHHQVKVAVVMLLAGLGLEEAQQRLQEAGGFIRQAVQHHKGE, encoded by the coding sequence ATGAATATTTTGCTGGAGAATTTAACCACGGAAACACGGAATCAACGGACTTTGGAGCTGGACCGGTTATCCCCTGCAGCTGTACTCAAGCTTATGCAGGAGGAGGATGAGAAGGTATCCCTGGCAGTGAAAGAAAAACTGGGGGAGATCGAAAAGGTAGTCACCTGTGTGGTACAAAGCTTCAAGCAGGGCGGACGCCTGATTTATACCGGGGCAGGAACAAGCGGAAGGTTGGGGATTCTCGACGCCGTAGAGTGTGTGCCTACATTTGGAACCGGTCCGGACATGGTGCAGGGGTTGATCGCAGGTGGAGAAACGGCAATCAGACAGGCAGTTGAAGGTGCGGAGGATTCAGGGGAACAAGGGGAAGCTGATCTTAAACAGCTAAATCTGACACATAATGATACTGTACTGGGAATTGCCGCCAGCGGGCGGACACCGTATGTCATTGGCGCACTGAAATATGCTGCCCGGATTGGGGCATCTACAGCCAGCTTGTCCTGTAATCCCAATGCAGAGATCAGTAAATATGCACAATATCCGGTCGAAATTTTGACAGGGGCGGAGATCTTAACAGGTTCTACCCGCTTGAAGGCCGGAACCGCCCAGAAGATGGTGCTGAACATGATTTCTACCGCAGCCATGATCGGCATAGGCAAGGTATACAGCAATTTAATGGTGGATGTGCAGCCGACGAATGAGAAGCTGGTGATCAGAGCCAAATCGATGATCAGCGAGATCACAGGCTGCGATATGGATACAGCCTCCATTTATTATGAAAGAAGCCATCATCAGGTCAAAGTAGCTGTAGTGATGCTGCTTGCGGGACTTGGGCTTGAAGAAGCACAGCAAAGATTGCAGGAAGCGGGAGGATTTATTCGTCAGGCGGTACAACACCACAAGGGGGAATAA
- a CDS encoding TetR/AcrR family transcriptional regulator has protein sequence MAEAAFELALEQGMDGFIVDDVVRKANFSRRTFANYFSCKEEAVAEYFIGNASKEDRNMLLKDLPPDATPLDALYNLLKLQFTSEFLYKLRQFVLLANQYPSLEPYILSVFRRLQIAAQETLEQFSHGRYAAGYTHLLAGAVYGAFVPILDGRLNVLLPGESQEEDSGAMSFDQYLNSMFAYLHNGF, from the coding sequence TTGGCTGAAGCTGCCTTCGAGCTTGCGCTTGAACAGGGTATGGACGGCTTCATCGTCGACGATGTTGTCCGGAAGGCCAACTTTTCCCGGCGGACTTTTGCCAATTACTTCTCTTGCAAAGAGGAAGCGGTAGCGGAGTATTTTATCGGCAACGCTTCAAAAGAGGACAGGAATATGCTGCTCAAGGATTTGCCTCCGGATGCAACACCGCTGGACGCCTTGTACAACCTGCTCAAGCTGCAGTTCACCTCTGAGTTTCTGTATAAATTACGGCAGTTCGTATTGCTTGCGAATCAGTATCCATCGCTGGAGCCTTATATCCTCAGCGTATTCCGCCGCTTGCAGATCGCCGCGCAGGAAACGCTCGAACAGTTCTCCCATGGACGCTATGCAGCCGGGTATACCCATCTGCTTGCCGGAGCTGTCTACGGAGCGTTCGTGCCCATTCTGGACGGGCGGTTAAATGTGCTGCTGCCGGGTGAATCACAGGAAGAGGACTCCGGCGCGATGTCATTTGATCAATACTTAAATTCTATGTTTGCTTATTTACACAACGGCTTCTAA
- the vanH gene encoding D-lactate dehydrogenase VanH: MNNIGITVYDCEHDEADVFRRLSPRFGVMPAIISDPLSETNAISAPRNQCISVSHKSEVSASILLALKRAGVKYISTRSIGCNHIDTTAAKKMGIAIGNVAYSPDSVADYTLMLMLMAVRNAKSIVRSVEKYDFKLDSVRGKELRDMTVGVMGTGRIGKAVIERLQGFGCHVLAYDRCQKITADYVPLDKLLRNSDIVTLHVPLGADTHHIIGHEQIKGMKQGAFIINTGRGALLDTAALIKALETGKLGGAALDVLEGEEGLFYFDCTQKTIDNQFLLKLQRMPNVIITPHTAYYTERALQDTVEKTLGNCLDFERSLTHG; this comes from the coding sequence ATGAACAACATTGGCATTACTGTTTATGATTGCGAGCATGATGAGGCGGATGTGTTCCGCAGACTGTCACCCCGCTTTGGCGTCATGCCTGCTATTATAAGTGACCCCCTATCAGAAACCAACGCCATATCAGCCCCCCGCAATCAATGTATCAGTGTGAGCCACAAATCCGAGGTCTCCGCTTCTATTCTTCTTGCGCTAAAGAGAGCCGGAGTGAAATATATCTCTACCCGAAGCATCGGTTGCAATCATATAGATACAACTGCCGCTAAGAAAATGGGCATCGCTATCGGCAATGTGGCGTATTCGCCGGATAGCGTTGCTGATTATACCCTAATGCTGATGCTTATGGCGGTACGCAACGCGAAGTCCATTGTACGCTCTGTGGAAAAATATGATTTCAAGCTGGACAGCGTCCGCGGAAAAGAACTGCGGGACATGACCGTCGGTGTGATGGGAACTGGCCGCATAGGCAAAGCGGTTATTGAGAGGCTGCAAGGGTTTGGATGCCATGTGTTGGCTTATGACCGCTGCCAGAAAATAACGGCAGATTATGTTCCGCTTGACAAGCTGCTGCGAAACAGCGATATTGTTACGCTTCATGTGCCGCTGGGTGCGGATACGCACCATATCATCGGCCACGAACAAATAAAGGGAATGAAGCAAGGAGCGTTTATTATCAATACAGGGCGCGGTGCGCTTTTAGATACCGCTGCGCTTATTAAAGCACTGGAAACCGGAAAACTGGGCGGGGCCGCATTGGATGTATTGGAGGGAGAGGAAGGGCTTTTCTACTTTGATTGCACACAAAAAACAATTGATAATCAATTTTTACTGAAACTTCAAAGGATGCCGAATGTGATAATCACGCCCCATACGGCTTACTATACCGAACGGGCGTTGCAAGATACTGTTGAAAAAACACTCGGGAACTGTTTGGATTTTGAAAGGAGCCTGACTCATGGATAG
- a CDS encoding PTS transporter subunit EIIC, producing the protein MSKEKDLAHGILSTVGGIQNVELITHCMTRVRITLRDESLASIEDLKRVPGVIGVIEESTLQIIVGPGLVEKVSRVIADISGVELGEPVPLQAAHAFPNPDSRINGLSDKEKAEQLAAKNKEKYKEKNNTPVKNFLKSISNIFIPLAPAFVAAGLLAGITSVIGNFITAGHLSGDGWAQFNLILNVIKNGIFSYMAIFVGINSARVFGASPSLGGVIGGATLLTGMKPELPIHNLFTGEPLIAGQGGIIGVVLAVWILSLIEKRLHKIMPNSIDLIVTSFLSVLATGLLTIFLIMPLAGFVADNLLVAVNWILSVGGAFAGFFLGGIWLVMVMLGLHHIMTPIHIELIAQTGMTILLPILAMAGAGQVGAGLALWIRCRKNKQLTGIIKGALPVGVLGIGEPLIYGVTLPLGKPFVTACLGGAFGGAVIGYFGNVGAMSIGASGIEMLLLIADGKWWVYLLGLITAYFFGFICTYLFGTPKEARQAKEA; encoded by the coding sequence ATGTCAAAGGAAAAGGATTTGGCACATGGCATTTTGAGTACGGTGGGAGGGATTCAGAATGTGGAATTGATTACCCACTGTATGACGCGGGTCCGGATCACTTTAAGAGACGAAAGCTTGGCGAGCATTGAGGATTTGAAGCGTGTTCCCGGTGTAATAGGCGTAATCGAGGAATCCACACTGCAAATTATTGTCGGCCCCGGCCTGGTGGAGAAGGTCTCCCGGGTGATTGCAGACATCAGCGGAGTGGAGCTGGGAGAACCCGTTCCCTTACAGGCTGCCCATGCATTCCCGAACCCGGATAGCCGGATAAACGGATTAAGCGACAAAGAAAAGGCAGAGCAGCTTGCGGCTAAGAATAAAGAGAAATATAAGGAAAAAAACAATACGCCTGTGAAAAACTTCCTGAAATCGATTTCAAATATTTTTATTCCGCTGGCACCTGCATTTGTTGCGGCTGGTCTCCTGGCGGGGATTACCTCCGTGATCGGCAATTTCATTACAGCGGGACATCTGTCCGGTGATGGCTGGGCGCAATTTAACTTGATTCTCAATGTCATCAAAAACGGCATCTTCTCCTATATGGCTATTTTTGTGGGCATCAACTCTGCCCGAGTATTTGGTGCAAGCCCGTCATTAGGCGGTGTAATTGGCGGTGCGACGCTTCTCACCGGGATGAAGCCGGAGCTGCCTATCCACAATTTATTTACGGGAGAACCGCTGATTGCCGGGCAAGGCGGTATCATTGGTGTTGTCTTGGCGGTGTGGATTTTATCCTTGATTGAAAAAAGATTGCATAAAATCATGCCTAACTCCATCGATCTGATTGTTACCTCATTTCTGAGTGTACTGGCAACCGGCTTGCTGACCATCTTTTTGATCATGCCATTAGCCGGGTTTGTTGCCGACAATCTGCTGGTAGCCGTTAACTGGATATTATCTGTAGGCGGGGCGTTTGCAGGCTTTTTCCTCGGCGGAATCTGGCTGGTTATGGTTATGCTGGGTCTGCATCACATCATGACACCCATTCATATCGAATTGATTGCACAGACCGGGATGACCATATTGCTGCCGATTCTGGCCATGGCCGGGGCAGGTCAGGTAGGTGCGGGGCTGGCACTTTGGATCCGCTGCCGTAAGAACAAGCAGCTTACGGGCATTATTAAAGGGGCTTTGCCTGTAGGTGTGCTTGGCATCGGCGAACCGTTGATCTATGGTGTAACCCTTCCTTTGGGCAAGCCATTCGTAACTGCGTGTCTGGGCGGGGCGTTCGGGGGTGCGGTCATCGGATATTTTGGCAATGTAGGCGCCATGTCCATTGGCGCGTCGGGTATCGAAATGCTGCTGCTGATCGCTGACGGTAAATGGTGGGTGTACCTGCTGGGATTGATTACAGCATACTTCTTTGGATTTATTTGCACCTATTTGTTCGGTACGCCAAAGGAAGCCCGTCAAGCAAAGGAAGCTTGA